In the genome of Paenibacillus pabuli, one region contains:
- a CDS encoding L-lactate dehydrogenase: protein MVNSAALKPSRVVIVGMGAVGTTTGYTLMLRQRSSELVFVDVNHDKATGEMLDMNHGLPFTGGVKVWAGDYSDCKDADIIIITAGASQKPGETRIDLLKKNASIFKEIIERITEVNSHGILLIATNPVDILSYTSWKQSGWPASRVIGSGTLLDSARFRYLIGKNKGIDPRSIHAHIIGEHGDSEVPVWSLANVAGTNLELDEETQQDIFDRTKNAAYEIINAKGATSYAIALALDRIVAAILGNEGSVLNVSTLLEDYNGVSDVYLGVPCVVDRNGVREILPLPLNETEKVAFQASANKLKEQIAGLE from the coding sequence ATGGTAAACAGTGCAGCGCTTAAACCAAGCCGTGTCGTTATTGTAGGCATGGGTGCGGTGGGAACAACAACGGGATACACGCTGATGTTAAGACAGCGTTCATCCGAGTTGGTATTTGTGGATGTGAATCATGATAAGGCTACCGGCGAAATGCTGGATATGAACCATGGTCTCCCATTTACCGGAGGCGTAAAAGTATGGGCAGGCGATTACTCGGACTGCAAAGACGCAGATATCATCATTATTACTGCGGGTGCGTCCCAAAAACCAGGTGAGACTCGAATTGATCTGCTGAAGAAAAATGCAAGCATTTTCAAAGAAATCATTGAACGTATTACTGAGGTTAATTCCCATGGTATTTTGTTGATTGCAACGAACCCTGTAGATATTTTGTCATATACCTCTTGGAAACAAAGCGGTTGGCCCGCTTCTCGCGTAATCGGTTCTGGTACGTTACTGGACAGTGCACGCTTTCGTTACCTGATTGGTAAAAACAAAGGAATTGATCCACGCAGCATTCACGCTCATATTATCGGGGAGCATGGTGATTCCGAAGTCCCAGTATGGAGTCTTGCCAACGTTGCAGGAACGAATCTGGAGTTGGATGAAGAAACGCAGCAGGATATCTTTGACCGGACCAAAAATGCGGCTTATGAGATTATTAATGCCAAAGGAGCCACTTCCTATGCAATTGCACTTGCTTTGGACCGTATCGTGGCTGCCATTCTGGGCAATGAAGGCTCCGTACTGAACGTATCCACTTTGCTGGAAGATTATAATGGTGTATCCGATGTGTATCTGGGTGTTCCATGTGTTGTTGACCGCAACGGCGTGCGTGAGATTCTGCCACTTCCTTTGAATGAGACGGAAAAAGTCGCTTTCCAGGCCTCTGCCAACAAATTGAAGGAACAGATTGCCGGACTGGAGTAA
- a CDS encoding WD40/YVTN/BNR-like repeat-containing protein, translating into MRSHWIKIAQTALLSIGIAALLAACTNSGETPVAEPPQEQEDNGNMGQTLTVVPPANSTQAADTAKYQIQTRLTDFQLLNGNGGLAWGVTRNALRLYYTQDQGKTWTNISPSENVQFPANPQYGQSIYFVDSTHGWIIREGLGGTDTMVLRTNNGGASWSLSSLSKTDKVTAITFVSPEKGWILTTADTSIGKQDKKLYLTEDGGITWNQMTSSDEDGKLESAEIPTRGYTTGMTFSDADHGYLTVLEFGTPKLYVTADGGQHWKAGPSFFDRNKFNGCGNFSISSPQFFGRQSQTAWMSISCSQGESTTFNGFFTTNGGESWQLSTFSLNKQTGINRGLTPTFLNSLEGWSVQKGKTYYTKDAGKTWKALPLSQVLENILEEYPEIVKLQMVSSKLGWILVENTDAKRSLLLQTVDGGVKWKVL; encoded by the coding sequence TTGCGTTCGCATTGGATCAAAATCGCGCAGACAGCACTGCTGTCTATTGGCATCGCTGCTCTGCTGGCGGCTTGCACCAATTCAGGTGAGACCCCGGTGGCAGAACCGCCACAGGAACAAGAAGATAACGGGAATATGGGCCAGACATTAACTGTTGTTCCCCCGGCAAACAGTACACAAGCTGCGGATACAGCCAAATATCAAATCCAGACCCGGTTAACCGATTTCCAGTTGCTGAATGGTAACGGCGGATTAGCATGGGGGGTGACGCGAAATGCACTGCGTCTGTATTACACCCAAGATCAGGGAAAGACATGGACCAACATCTCACCTTCGGAAAATGTTCAGTTTCCAGCTAATCCGCAATATGGACAAAGCATATATTTTGTAGATAGTACACATGGATGGATTATTCGTGAAGGATTGGGTGGAACAGATACGATGGTGCTGCGTACGAACAATGGAGGAGCGAGTTGGAGCTTATCCTCCTTGTCGAAGACGGATAAGGTGACAGCTATTACGTTTGTTTCTCCTGAAAAAGGTTGGATATTGACAACAGCCGATACTTCCATTGGCAAGCAAGATAAGAAATTGTATCTTACTGAAGATGGCGGTATTACCTGGAACCAGATGACCTCGAGTGACGAGGATGGCAAACTAGAATCTGCAGAAATTCCAACACGGGGTTATACCACTGGTATGACTTTCTCGGACGCGGATCATGGATACTTGACTGTTCTGGAGTTTGGTACGCCGAAATTATATGTTACAGCTGACGGTGGCCAACATTGGAAGGCGGGCCCCTCGTTCTTTGATCGAAACAAATTTAACGGCTGTGGTAACTTTAGCATCAGCTCGCCACAGTTTTTTGGACGGCAATCTCAAACAGCTTGGATGTCGATATCGTGCTCTCAAGGGGAAAGCACCACATTCAATGGTTTTTTCACAACCAACGGCGGAGAGAGCTGGCAATTATCAACGTTTAGCCTGAATAAACAAACCGGAATTAATCGCGGTCTGACGCCTACATTTCTGAACTCCCTGGAAGGATGGAGCGTGCAAAAAGGCAAAACGTATTACACCAAAGATGCCGGTAAGACCTGGAAGGCACTCCCCTTGAGTCAAGTATTGGAAAATATTCTTGAAGAGTACCCGGAGATCGTCAAACTCCAAATGGTTTCTTCGAAACTAGGCTGGATTCTGGTCGAAAATACGGATGCAAAAAGGTCACTGTTATTACAAACCGTAGACGGCGGTGTGAAATGGAAAGTGCTATAA
- a CDS encoding alkaline phosphatase, translating into MKSHHAMKWNALLLSAAVAITAVPWQVNAEPVSAQQQTAPAVFTILPIDRAQILAGQKLDFRVELNGAKLQSKDIKIQVNGLSPDKYFGKSGTWTSSNDLSTEYTIRDVAFKESDSIVVTAETTATGKRTYSRVVYQVFDPSKDTATLTNGEQAKNVVLMIGDGMSANIRTAARVVSKGINEGKFNGWLEMEQMDAMGMVTTSGMDSIVTDSANSASAYATGHKTAVNAEGVYPDNTPDPFDDPKVENIVELVKRTRGMATGLVTTADVTDATPAAMAVHTRKRGEQEAIASMYLNEANRPDVILGGGLEWFLPAADGGKRKDGRNIVEEFKKEGYTYVTDATNLDKSASTKSLLGLFRKGNMNVYYDREYTQPNNAEIVGKDTDQPTLMEMTDTALQVLEQNKNGFFLMVEGASIDKQAHTMDFERSVWDAIEFDQTVGQVKAYAKEHPDTLVIVTSDHGHSLTLNGTYNTEAAKGKSGDELRELIGTYADSKFPTYVDANGDGFPDNPDSEWKIAVGWGNMPDNNEDYLANPVPISPTIQDPNVKDKTWYIANPDKDPDGVHYTGNLPHDEGQEVHTFDDVPINASGPGSRLFSGYLDNTDVFRKMVTALKLDASK; encoded by the coding sequence ATGAAAAGCCATCATGCTATGAAATGGAATGCTTTACTACTCAGCGCAGCTGTTGCGATTACAGCCGTGCCTTGGCAGGTCAATGCTGAACCTGTATCTGCCCAGCAACAGACGGCCCCCGCTGTATTTACCATTTTACCTATTGACCGCGCTCAGATTCTGGCAGGCCAAAAGCTGGATTTCCGGGTTGAGCTGAACGGTGCCAAGCTGCAATCGAAAGACATTAAAATCCAGGTTAATGGCTTGTCACCGGACAAATACTTCGGCAAATCCGGAACATGGACAAGCAGTAATGATCTGAGCACAGAATACACCATCAGGGATGTTGCCTTCAAAGAGAGCGATTCCATTGTGGTAACTGCGGAAACGACTGCAACAGGCAAGCGTACATATTCACGAGTCGTATACCAAGTGTTCGATCCTTCCAAAGACACAGCCACGCTAACAAACGGTGAGCAGGCCAAGAATGTCGTGCTGATGATCGGCGATGGCATGAGTGCGAACATTCGCACTGCTGCTCGCGTTGTATCCAAAGGTATTAACGAAGGTAAATTCAATGGCTGGCTGGAGATGGAACAAATGGATGCCATGGGCATGGTCACCACGTCAGGCATGGATTCCATCGTCACTGATTCGGCCAATAGTGCTTCCGCTTATGCAACCGGTCACAAAACGGCCGTTAATGCCGAGGGAGTCTACCCCGACAATACACCAGACCCTTTTGACGATCCGAAGGTGGAAAACATCGTTGAGCTGGTCAAACGCACACGTGGCATGGCTACCGGCCTTGTAACGACTGCGGATGTGACGGATGCAACACCTGCAGCGATGGCCGTACATACACGTAAGCGCGGGGAGCAAGAAGCGATCGCCAGCATGTATCTGAATGAAGCGAATCGACCAGATGTTATTCTGGGCGGTGGTCTGGAGTGGTTCCTTCCAGCAGCTGACGGCGGAAAACGCAAAGATGGACGCAATATTGTGGAGGAGTTCAAAAAAGAAGGATATACCTACGTTACAGATGCAACGAACCTGGACAAGTCCGCCTCTACCAAATCATTGCTTGGTTTATTCCGCAAAGGCAACATGAACGTGTATTATGATCGGGAATATACTCAGCCTAACAACGCAGAGATTGTGGGCAAAGACACCGATCAGCCAACATTGATGGAAATGACCGATACAGCTCTTCAGGTACTGGAACAGAACAAAAACGGATTTTTCCTGATGGTCGAAGGCGCATCGATTGATAAACAGGCTCACACGATGGATTTTGAACGCTCCGTATGGGATGCCATTGAATTTGATCAAACGGTGGGTCAAGTTAAGGCCTACGCGAAGGAACACCCGGATACGCTCGTTATCGTCACATCCGACCACGGTCATTCCCTTACCCTCAACGGAACGTATAACACGGAAGCCGCCAAAGGTAAATCGGGCGACGAACTTCGTGAATTGATAGGCACATATGCTGATTCCAAGTTCCCGACGTACGTGGATGCAAACGGAGATGGCTTCCCGGACAATCCGGATTCCGAGTGGAAGATTGCTGTAGGCTGGGGCAATATGCCGGATAACAATGAGGACTATCTCGCTAATCCGGTGCCAATCAGTCCTACCATTCAAGATCCTAACGTGAAAGACAAAACATGGTATATCGCTAACCCGGACAAAGATCCGGACGGAGTACACTATACGGGTAACCTGCCTCATGATGAAGGCCAGGAAGTCCACACATTCGACGATGTGCCAATCAACGCTTCGGGACCTGGGTCCCGTCTGTTCTCCGGCTATCTCGATAATACGGATGTGTTCCGCAAGATGGTAACTGCATTGAAGTTGGATGCGTCCAAATAA
- a CDS encoding hemolysin family protein — MSDPLPSILNLFLIALLVLMNGFFVSAEFAMVKVRGSRIEALVETGNKNAIYASNIVRNLDAYLSACQLGITLASLGLGWLGEPAIAHLLEPMFTAFGMGPVYVHGISIAIAFVIITILHIVLGELAPKTMAIRKSETITLWSAALLTFFYKLMYPFIWALNGMANSLLRVFRMAPASEHDSAHSEDEIRILMKESNKSGLIDNTELALVDNIFDFTATTAREIMIPRTEMICLNANQSMLENLEIASESMRTRYPVYNGDKDHIIGFIHIKDLMRSQLTDTISVIRPILAVPDSTPISDLLKRMQRSKTQIAILIDEYGGTSGLVTLEDIMEEIVGEIQDEFDQERPAIEKVDEMEYSIDGLMLIEEVSERFGLDMDRADYDTIGGWLYSRVDTIPPEVGQSVEYDGYVFVIQETEHKRISRVNVIKLDLMVEGEGA, encoded by the coding sequence TTGAGTGACCCCTTACCGAGTATATTAAATTTATTTTTAATTGCTTTGCTTGTATTGATGAATGGTTTCTTTGTCTCGGCAGAATTCGCGATGGTCAAAGTTCGTGGCAGCCGGATTGAAGCTTTAGTGGAAACTGGTAATAAAAATGCGATTTATGCTTCCAATATTGTACGCAACCTGGATGCTTATCTGTCTGCGTGCCAATTGGGCATAACGCTTGCTTCACTTGGACTCGGTTGGCTGGGAGAGCCAGCGATTGCTCACCTGTTAGAGCCCATGTTTACTGCATTTGGAATGGGTCCGGTATATGTACACGGGATTTCCATTGCGATTGCTTTTGTTATTATTACGATTTTGCATATTGTACTCGGGGAACTTGCTCCCAAAACGATGGCCATCCGCAAATCAGAGACGATCACGTTATGGTCTGCGGCGCTGCTTACGTTCTTTTATAAATTAATGTATCCCTTTATATGGGCATTGAATGGCATGGCGAACAGTCTGCTGAGAGTGTTTCGCATGGCACCGGCCTCGGAGCATGACTCGGCGCATAGTGAAGACGAAATACGTATTCTGATGAAAGAAAGCAATAAGAGCGGTTTAATTGATAATACTGAATTGGCGCTTGTTGATAATATATTTGATTTTACGGCAACAACCGCCCGTGAGATTATGATTCCGCGGACGGAAATGATCTGCCTGAATGCCAATCAGTCCATGCTGGAAAATCTGGAAATTGCCAGTGAGAGCATGCGTACCCGTTATCCGGTTTATAACGGTGACAAAGACCATATTATCGGTTTTATTCACATTAAAGACCTGATGCGATCTCAGCTTACAGATACCATCTCGGTGATTCGACCGATTCTTGCAGTACCCGATTCCACTCCGATCAGTGACCTGCTCAAGCGGATGCAGCGTAGCAAGACACAGATTGCCATCCTGATAGATGAGTACGGAGGAACCTCCGGCCTTGTGACGCTTGAAGACATCATGGAAGAGATCGTGGGCGAGATTCAGGATGAATTTGACCAGGAGCGTCCGGCGATTGAGAAAGTGGATGAGATGGAATACTCCATTGACGGCCTCATGCTGATTGAAGAGGTTAGTGAGCGCTTTGGGCTGGATATGGACCGGGCGGATTATGATACGATTGGTGGCTGGTTATACTCCAGAGTAGATACCATCCCACCCGAAGTAGGGCAGTCGGTAGAGTATGATGGATATGTCTTTGTAATTCAAGAGACCGAACATAAGCGGATTTCGCGTGTGAATGTGATTAAGCTGGATCTGATGGTTGAAGGCGAAGGCGCCTAA
- the gerQ gene encoding spore coat protein GerQ: MINQPYQPTQVMGQQANSQVQGTSYKIGNGMPMMSPTPGMVSPSSTGSVPPLVSSGAPMTPTGGVVTTTAPQFEQSYIENILRLNLGKCGTFYMTYEGNKEWNARIFQGILEAAGRDHIIISDPNTGKRIMLLMVNFDYATFDEPLLYQYPGVIGNYPQQPSRR, encoded by the coding sequence ATGATTAATCAGCCTTATCAACCGACACAAGTTATGGGCCAACAGGCCAATTCGCAAGTGCAAGGAACGTCTTATAAAATCGGTAACGGTATGCCCATGATGTCGCCAACACCAGGCATGGTTTCACCTAGCTCCACAGGCAGCGTACCTCCGCTCGTATCTAGCGGTGCCCCAATGACTCCTACGGGTGGTGTAGTAACCACAACTGCGCCGCAGTTTGAACAGTCCTACATCGAAAATATCCTGCGGCTCAACCTGGGCAAATGTGGAACGTTCTACATGACTTATGAAGGCAATAAAGAATGGAATGCCCGCATTTTCCAAGGTATACTGGAAGCAGCTGGACGTGACCATATCATTATCAGTGACCCGAACACTGGAAAACGGATTATGCTTTTGATGGTCAATTTCGACTACGCTACATTTGATGAGCCGTTGTTGTATCAATATCCAGGTGTGATCGGGAACTATCCGCAACAACCAAGTAGACGCTAA
- a CDS encoding sigma-70 family RNA polymerase sigma factor, protein MKAWIDGAIQGEAEAYEQLVTQFRGMALAVAYQKLGDTFLAEDVVQEAFTEAFANLSKLDNPNAFPGWFKVIVERQCHRLMRGKQHSTIPVVEIQDVIQEQDQAHNPEEQALKGEVHRLLRDSISILPTSMQLAVELFYFQGYSLKEMSAFLGVNVPALKKRLYDARSRLRRSLPVADMISVFSDLYEGGKGMLHIMNGDHAADRLRQSGIQGEILVWRELYTFGPIVRNMGNVKARSERAQYLEQHLGIPRSEYLKIKELEQTLQSFHQYKEIVLWFEYDLYDQAMLSYLLHYFKEQDLRNTKLNLLCIDAYPEIEHFRGLGQLTPSQIGRLSGTWHVMGAEEIQAGSEFWAAYASSDIQDHKDYLLKNASVLPFAHAAFMAHLSRLPSVLNGLGIIEQSTLEAIREGVDSPYPLFKYVGDQLHILGMGDLEYWAHLKRMTEEPHALLQLSGVQAYPDFQQHHDEFRYGVLSLTELGIQVLNGEADWALLRHDTSWIGGLQIGEDTPWRWDTVNGTVVIL, encoded by the coding sequence TTGAAAGCATGGATCGATGGAGCAATCCAGGGGGAAGCCGAGGCTTATGAGCAGCTGGTGACGCAATTTCGCGGAATGGCACTGGCTGTCGCTTATCAAAAATTAGGGGATACGTTTCTGGCTGAAGATGTTGTACAAGAGGCATTCACAGAGGCTTTTGCGAATTTGTCCAAATTGGACAATCCAAATGCATTCCCCGGGTGGTTCAAAGTCATCGTGGAGAGACAATGCCACCGTCTAATGAGAGGTAAACAGCATAGTACTATTCCGGTTGTGGAGATTCAGGATGTAATCCAGGAACAGGATCAGGCTCATAATCCTGAAGAACAGGCTTTGAAAGGAGAAGTGCATCGTCTTCTGCGAGATTCGATTTCCATTTTGCCAACTTCCATGCAGCTTGCTGTTGAACTGTTTTATTTTCAGGGTTATTCGCTCAAGGAAATGTCGGCGTTCCTCGGTGTCAATGTTCCAGCTCTGAAGAAACGGTTGTATGATGCCAGATCCAGGCTCAGGCGTTCACTGCCTGTGGCGGATATGATTTCAGTATTTAGTGATCTATACGAAGGAGGAAAAGGAATGCTTCACATTATGAATGGCGACCATGCGGCAGATCGATTAAGACAAAGCGGGATTCAAGGTGAAATTCTGGTCTGGCGAGAGCTCTATACATTTGGACCTATAGTGAGAAATATGGGGAATGTGAAGGCGCGAAGTGAACGTGCACAATATTTGGAGCAGCACTTGGGTATACCCCGGAGTGAATATTTGAAAATTAAGGAACTTGAGCAAACATTACAATCATTCCATCAATACAAAGAGATCGTTCTGTGGTTTGAGTATGATCTCTATGATCAGGCGATGCTATCGTACTTACTGCACTATTTCAAGGAACAGGACCTACGTAATACAAAGCTGAATCTGCTGTGCATTGATGCCTATCCGGAAATAGAACATTTTCGGGGACTTGGGCAGCTTACACCATCACAGATTGGACGTTTATCAGGTACATGGCACGTGATGGGGGCAGAGGAAATCCAAGCTGGCAGCGAGTTTTGGGCAGCGTATGCATCCTCTGACATTCAGGATCACAAGGACTACTTGTTGAAAAATGCATCGGTGCTCCCTTTTGCACATGCTGCATTCATGGCCCACCTGTCCCGTCTGCCTTCTGTATTGAACGGACTGGGCATCATTGAGCAATCCACATTGGAGGCCATAAGAGAGGGCGTGGACAGCCCTTATCCATTGTTCAAGTATGTTGGAGACCAACTGCATATCCTGGGAATGGGTGATCTGGAGTACTGGGCTCATCTGAAGAGAATGACGGAGGAACCTCATGCTTTACTTCAACTAAGTGGTGTACAAGCTTATCCTGACTTCCAGCAGCATCATGACGAATTCCGTTACGGTGTCTTGTCTTTGACCGAACTCGGTATTCAGGTACTGAACGGAGAAGCGGATTGGGCACTATTAAGGCATGACACATCATGGATTGGAGGTCTTCAGATCGGGGAAGACACGCCGTGGCGCTGGGACACCGTTAATGGAACCGTAGTGATTCTATAG
- a CDS encoding DUF2500 domain-containing protein — MGIESSWMFDFFGTVFPVVFVLIIGIVLLSVGKEVWRWGRNNSEPLLTVPSRITSRRMQMSQSHSEPGSTARTIYYITFEVESGDRLEFKVNGDEYGLCAEGDEGRLSFKGTRYVGFERYNRLYSERVRV, encoded by the coding sequence ATGGGCATTGAATCATCCTGGATGTTTGATTTTTTTGGAACCGTCTTTCCGGTAGTATTTGTCCTGATAATAGGTATTGTTCTTCTGTCGGTAGGAAAAGAAGTATGGAGATGGGGCCGCAATAACTCCGAGCCTCTGCTTACCGTACCTTCACGTATTACCAGCCGGAGAATGCAGATGAGTCAGTCGCACTCCGAACCAGGAAGTACAGCGCGTACGATTTATTACATCACTTTTGAAGTGGAGAGCGGGGATCGTCTTGAATTCAAAGTGAATGGTGATGAGTACGGCTTGTGCGCCGAGGGAGATGAAGGTCGACTCTCTTTCAAGGGAACGCGTTATGTAGGCTTCGAACGCTACAATCGTTTGTATTCAGAGCGTGTACGCGTATAA
- a CDS encoding SDR family NAD(P)-dependent oxidoreductase — protein sequence MSFTDQVVVVTGAAQGIGRSVAEAYAVAGAKVVLADYQEAEGAAAAASIRNEGGEAIFVHCDVRQEKDITNLIQTAMGEFNQIDVLVNNAGVSRWKSPYDLTLEEWDDILNTNVRSCFLASREAAKHMKHNKNGGAIVNMASTRAFMSEPETEAYAASKGAIVALTHAMAVSLGKDQIRVNCISPGWIETGNVEKLKPEDHEQHPAGRVGVPSDISRACLYLSDPSNTFVTGTNLIIDGGMTRKMIYED from the coding sequence ATGTCATTTACAGATCAAGTTGTGGTTGTCACAGGAGCAGCTCAAGGGATCGGGCGAAGCGTTGCTGAGGCCTATGCAGTTGCAGGAGCTAAAGTCGTGCTTGCAGATTATCAGGAAGCAGAAGGGGCTGCGGCGGCAGCTTCGATTCGCAATGAAGGTGGAGAAGCCATCTTTGTCCACTGTGATGTGCGACAAGAGAAGGACATAACGAACCTCATTCAAACGGCAATGGGCGAATTCAACCAGATTGATGTTCTCGTAAACAATGCAGGTGTCTCCAGGTGGAAGTCTCCCTATGACCTAACGCTGGAAGAGTGGGACGATATACTCAATACCAATGTGCGAAGCTGCTTTCTCGCAAGCCGGGAAGCGGCCAAACATATGAAGCACAACAAAAATGGTGGGGCAATCGTTAACATGGCCTCAACTCGTGCTTTTATGTCAGAGCCGGAAACAGAGGCCTATGCAGCGTCCAAGGGAGCGATCGTGGCGTTGACACATGCGATGGCTGTCTCTTTGGGTAAGGACCAAATTCGGGTCAATTGTATCAGTCCGGGATGGATTGAGACAGGAAATGTTGAAAAATTGAAGCCAGAGGACCATGAACAACATCCAGCGGGGCGTGTGGGTGTTCCTTCAGATATCTCCCGCGCTTGTTTATATTTGTCCGATCCGAGCAATACCTTTGTCACAGGGACCAACCTGATTATTGACGGGGGCATGACCCGAAAAATGATATATGAGGACTAG
- a CDS encoding cell wall hydrolase, which yields MAVIKANSGDVRLLARLMRAEAEGDGEQGMLLVGNVGVNRVLADCLDFGDIRDINRMVFQNPGGFESTQKGYFYQRARQSEIRLAQRVINGERIWPASNSLWFFRPAGECPPTWYNQQNTGRFKAHCFFSPTGEDCPSVF from the coding sequence ATGGCTGTTATTAAAGCCAACTCGGGAGACGTCAGACTGCTCGCTAGACTGATGAGAGCAGAGGCTGAAGGTGACGGCGAACAAGGCATGCTGCTTGTAGGCAATGTGGGTGTAAACCGGGTGCTGGCTGATTGTCTGGATTTCGGTGATATCCGGGATATTAATCGAATGGTGTTTCAGAATCCGGGCGGTTTCGAGTCCACCCAAAAGGGATACTTCTACCAACGAGCAAGACAATCGGAAATACGCCTGGCACAGCGTGTCATTAATGGTGAACGCATATGGCCAGCCAGCAATTCACTTTGGTTTTTCCGCCCTGCGGGGGAATGTCCGCCAACCTGGTATAACCAGCAAAATACAGGCCGCTTCAAGGCGCATTGTTTCTTTAGTCCGACAGGCGAAGACTGTCCGAGTGTATTTTAA
- a CDS encoding ArsR/SmtB family transcription factor, with the protein MSYRIELGFTPVFEFMASLHTYICRKSHKKIDLSIAWAQETEGQLTPELAAVLQHMNVDDDWKWMYLLVCLRVEAKEPEDFIEWFSQRTVPELHDIFSQYSFPYSNDIAAFQTKMIYVLTGWNEQYFRMLDPAILQHLRQEVLNRKEQLSQAPQEVVLDDATNGLMFRDVQGMERLLLVPQFHFQPLNVILHFGDTLLCHYSSRLYIGDHEYIPTHHLRVIRSLGEKNRLKIMRFLHQGPRSFIEIVRHLKLSKGITHDHLSKLRGAGLVYAHFEGESLVEYSLRLHALEQIVPNVMNYLEQ; encoded by the coding sequence TTGAGCTATCGCATTGAGCTTGGGTTTACACCTGTATTTGAATTCATGGCCAGCTTGCATACATATATCTGCCGGAAATCGCATAAAAAGATTGATTTATCCATAGCCTGGGCGCAAGAAACAGAAGGGCAGCTAACACCTGAGCTTGCTGCGGTTTTGCAACATATGAACGTGGATGATGATTGGAAATGGATGTATCTGCTTGTCTGTTTGCGAGTGGAGGCGAAGGAGCCGGAGGATTTTATTGAATGGTTCAGCCAACGAACAGTGCCTGAGCTCCATGATATTTTTAGCCAGTACAGTTTTCCATATTCTAATGATATCGCTGCCTTCCAGACCAAGATGATCTATGTCTTAACAGGGTGGAATGAGCAATATTTTCGAATGCTTGACCCTGCAATCTTACAACATCTGCGCCAGGAGGTTTTGAACCGCAAGGAACAGTTAAGTCAAGCTCCCCAGGAAGTAGTACTGGATGATGCAACAAACGGGTTGATGTTCCGGGATGTACAAGGAATGGAGAGACTGCTGCTTGTGCCCCAATTTCATTTTCAGCCGCTAAATGTCATCCTGCATTTTGGGGATACTCTGCTGTGCCATTATTCCTCCAGATTGTATATCGGAGACCACGAATATATTCCGACCCATCATTTGCGTGTGATTCGCAGCCTGGGAGAGAAGAACCGACTGAAAATCATGCGTTTTCTGCATCAGGGACCGCGTTCGTTCATAGAAATTGTTCGTCACTTGAAGCTCTCCAAAGGGATTACGCATGATCATCTGTCCAAGCTTCGTGGAGCAGGGTTGGTCTATGCACATTTTGAAGGAGAGAGCCTGGTTGAATATTCTCTTCGTCTCCATGCATTGGAACAAATTGTACCGAATGTCATGAATTATTTGGAGCAATAA